In Chthoniobacterales bacterium, a genomic segment contains:
- a CDS encoding BMC domain-containing protein, which produces MNQAIGLIETRGYAGLVEASDAMVKAANVELIKSIPIGGAMITTIVRGDVGSVKAAVEAGKETATRVGNLVAGHVIPRPAPELLAFFTA; this is translated from the coding sequence ATGAACCAAGCAATCGGACTCATTGAAACCCGAGGTTACGCCGGACTGGTCGAGGCAAGTGATGCCATGGTCAAAGCCGCGAACGTCGAACTCATCAAATCTATCCCCATCGGCGGCGCCATGATCACCACGATCGTGCGCGGCGATGTGGGCAGCGTCAAAGCCGCCGTCGAGGCCGGCAAGGAAACCGCCACCCGCGTGGGCAACCTCGTGGCCGGCCACGTTATTCCCCGCCCCGCGCCGGAACTTCTCGCGTTCTTCACCGCCTAA
- a CDS encoding BMC domain-containing protein, producing the protein MSGQALGMIETKGLVSQFEATDAMLKAANVELVGWEKVGSGHVATFIRGEVAAVKAAVEAGATAAASIGEVIAVHVIPRPHGDLAKLGKFVAGKAAK; encoded by the coding sequence ATGTCCGGACAAGCACTCGGAATGATCGAAACAAAGGGCCTCGTTTCCCAGTTTGAAGCAACTGACGCGATGCTCAAAGCCGCCAATGTCGAACTCGTCGGCTGGGAAAAAGTCGGCTCGGGACACGTAGCCACGTTTATTCGCGGCGAAGTCGCGGCCGTCAAAGCTGCCGTCGAAGCCGGCGCCACAGCCGCCGCCTCCATCGGCGAAGTGATCGCGGTCCACGTCATCCCCCGCCCGCACGGGGACCTCGCCAAGTTGGGCAAATTCGTTGCCGGCAAAGCCGCGAAATAA
- a CDS encoding acetate/propionate family kinase, producing MPETRQVLVANLGSTSFKFRLYEMPNERLLAKGGFERLGSDRAAWKITVGDGPEKSGQGDVVTHEDAIRLTDKELGGLAHLAAVGFKPVMARGISGTQFMDGRVLAAMEDIASLLPAHNPPYIHGVRLFNKLYPSLPCIGTFETAFYDRVPEHNRRFPVPLEWKNKYGVARYGFHGASHRYISERTAELRGSDKTRLVSCHLGGSSSMAAVKNGVAIDSTWGMTAQSGLPQNNRAGDFDCFAMIYLARECGLGWDAVEKALASDSGLKGMSGLQTGDMRDLREAANAGNKDAQTAIAVFVAAIRKYLGQFFVELDGLDVLVFTAGIGENNPDLRAEICANLDCLGLKLDAAANAACRATEAVISAPDSKVEVRVIPTNEEIVIARNAWRLLQEHPQQQAA from the coding sequence ATGCCCGAAACCCGCCAGGTCTTGGTCGCCAACCTCGGCAGCACCTCGTTCAAGTTCCGCTTGTATGAGATGCCTAACGAGCGTTTGCTGGCCAAAGGCGGATTCGAGCGCCTCGGCTCCGACCGCGCCGCATGGAAAATCACCGTCGGCGACGGACCGGAAAAAAGCGGCCAGGGCGACGTGGTCACCCACGAGGATGCGATCCGCCTGACCGACAAGGAACTCGGCGGGCTTGCTCATCTCGCGGCCGTCGGCTTCAAACCTGTCATGGCCCGCGGAATCTCGGGCACGCAGTTCATGGACGGGCGCGTCCTTGCAGCGATGGAAGACATCGCCTCGCTGCTTCCCGCGCACAATCCGCCCTACATCCACGGCGTGCGCCTTTTCAACAAGTTGTATCCTTCCCTGCCATGCATCGGCACTTTCGAGACGGCATTTTACGACCGGGTTCCGGAGCACAATCGCCGCTTCCCCGTGCCGCTGGAGTGGAAAAACAAATACGGCGTCGCCCGCTACGGCTTCCACGGCGCCAGCCACCGCTACATAAGCGAGCGCACGGCCGAGCTGCGAGGCTCGGATAAAACGCGGCTTGTCTCCTGCCACCTCGGCGGAAGTTCGTCCATGGCCGCGGTCAAAAACGGCGTCGCCATCGACTCGACTTGGGGAATGACCGCGCAAAGCGGCCTGCCGCAGAACAACCGTGCCGGCGATTTCGATTGCTTCGCCATGATCTATCTCGCCCGCGAGTGCGGCCTCGGCTGGGATGCCGTGGAGAAAGCCCTCGCCTCGGACTCCGGCTTGAAAGGTATGTCCGGACTGCAGACCGGCGACATGCGCGACTTGAGAGAGGCGGCCAACGCGGGCAACAAGGACGCCCAAACTGCCATCGCCGTCTTTGTCGCCGCCATCCGCAAATATCTCGGACAATTTTTTGTCGAACTCGACGGACTCGACGTCCTCGTTTTCACCGCGGGCATCGGCGAGAACAACCCCGACCTGCGCGCCGAAATCTGTGCAAACCTCGACTGCCTCGGACTCAAACTCGACGCGGCCGCCAACGCTGCCTGCCGCGCGACGGAGGCCGTCATCAGCGCACCGGATTCCAAAGTCGAAGTGCGTGTCATTCCCACCAACGAGGAAATCGTGATCGCCCGCAACGCCTGGCGCCTCCTGCAGGAACATCCACAACAGCAAGCCGCCTGA
- a CDS encoding BMC domain-containing protein, with amino-acid sequence MQQALGMIETRGLVALVEATDAMLKSANVELAGPMTQVGNAMVTVCVTGDVAAVKAATEAGRAAAQSLGEIVSVSVIARPNPETSVILPKAK; translated from the coding sequence ATGCAACAAGCCCTAGGAATGATCGAAACGCGCGGCCTCGTCGCCCTTGTCGAGGCGACCGACGCCATGCTCAAATCCGCCAACGTCGAGCTGGCCGGTCCCATGACCCAAGTCGGCAACGCCATGGTCACCGTCTGCGTGACCGGCGATGTCGCCGCGGTCAAAGCAGCCACCGAAGCCGGACGCGCCGCGGCCCAGTCCCTCGGCGAAATCGTCTCCGTGAGCGTCATTGCCCGACCGAATCCCGAGACCTCGGTGATCCTGCCAAAGGCCAAATAA
- a CDS encoding ethanolamine utilization protein EutN yields the protein MILAQVEGSIVATKKNPKMTGAKFLFVRPLVVDKPDAVELRPGSSTLVAVDSLGAGEGEVVLVVQGSSARLAGPDKDSPVDAVVVGIVDTVDVAKRKIYQAK from the coding sequence ATGATCCTGGCGCAGGTCGAAGGCAGCATCGTCGCGACGAAGAAGAACCCCAAAATGACGGGGGCGAAATTCCTCTTCGTCCGCCCGCTCGTGGTGGACAAGCCGGATGCCGTGGAATTGCGCCCAGGCAGTTCGACCCTCGTCGCCGTGGATTCACTCGGCGCCGGCGAAGGCGAAGTCGTCCTCGTAGTGCAGGGCAGCTCCGCCCGTTTGGCCGGTCCCGACAAAGACTCGCCGGTCGATGCTGTCGTCGTCGGCATCGTGGACACGGTCGATGTCGCCAAACGCAAAATCTACCAAGCCAAGTAA